In Arachis hypogaea cultivar Tifrunner chromosome 17, arahy.Tifrunner.gnm2.J5K5, whole genome shotgun sequence, a single window of DNA contains:
- the LOC112765528 gene encoding uncharacterized protein, translated as MGSACCVAAKDHTLSNRGAGESLHRNVVCSPSWSFRWDSWGHVAGEIEDPSFHTSRRVSRNISMELKGSLSSERGNLSDGGSTLENSVTPISQKSPVHERLVANQMTPSSNLSLSSNCSTVVKNLAESPEIAESSMPNVSYSIPSVFSTPTTDPLPNHNDHNLPNSMPSRWAHRSPGHPLLRQISDSRILGLKSPDNSISEGRPSFVLSTCSNDMATGSQCGSSDGWSMRTFSELVASSQKERWSFDSEYFGSGRLKISGASSRFSYSPSMDLQSCGACSRLLTERSAWGNQKFFTSSDVSVVAVLVCGHVYHADCLETMTPETDSYDPACPICMVGEKHLSKLSRKSEMKAKNHKISRNRVVDSYLDGGLDVFDRQKGVEWGGKSSKMEASSSTRSNSVGKPFLRRHFSLGSKWSRSLSENDSARKKGFWARHRKD; from the exons ATGGGATCAGCTTGTTGTGTTGCTGCAAAGGATCATACACTTTCCAACAGAGGTGCAGGTGAAAGTTTACATAGAAATGTTGTATGTTCGCCTTCGTGGAGCTTTCGATGGGATAGTTGGGGCCATGTTGCTGGTGAAATTGAGGATCCTTCCTTTCACACGTCACGCAGAGTCAGCAGAAATATCAGCATGGAGCTCAAAGGGTCACTAAGTTCTGAAAGAGGCAATTTATCTGATGGGGGAAGCACCCTGGAGAATTCTGTAACACCTATTTCTCAGAAGTCCCCTGTGCATGAGCGACTGGTCGCAAATCAGATGACCCCATCTTCAA ATCTTTCCTTGTCAAGCAATTGCTCTACAGTG GTGAAAAATTTGGCAGAATCACCGGAAATTGCAGAATCTTCAATGCCAAATGTTTCGTATTCAATACCTTCAGTTTTCTCAACACCTACAACCGATCCATTGCCTAATCATAATGATCACAATCTACCTAATTCAATGCCATCGAGATGGGCTCATAGATCTCCAGGACACCCCCTTTTGAGACAAATATCTGACAGCCGAATTCTGGGTCTGAAGTCACCGGACAACTCTATTTCTGAGGGAAGACCGTCATTTGTACTCTCCACTTGCAGTAATGACATGGCAACTGGATCCCAATGTGGGTCATCTGATGGCTGGTCTATGCGAACCTTTTCTGAGCTGGTCGCTTCGTCTCAAAAGGAACGGTGGTCTTTTGATAGCGAGTATTTTGGTTCAGGACGTCTTAAGATAAGTGGAGCTAGTAGTAGGTTCTCGTATTCACCCTCAATGGATTTACAATCTTGTGGGGCATGCTCGAGGCTCTTGACCGAGAGATCTGCATGGGGTAACCAGAAATTTTTTACCAGCAGTGATGTCTCGGTTGTTGCCGTTCTTGTCTGTGGTCATGTATATCATGCAGACTGCTTGGAAACTATGACACCGGAGACAGATAGTTATGATCCAGCCTGTCCAATTTGTATGGTCGGAGAGAAGCACTTGTCGAAGTTATCACGAAAATCAGAGATGAAGGCCAAGAACCACAAGATATCCCGAAACCGGGTTGTTGACAGCTATCTTGATGGTGGGTTAGATGTATTTGATCGCCAAAAAGGGGTTGAATGGGGTGGGAAATCTTCAAAGATGGAAGCCAGCTCCAGTACAAGGAGTAACTCAGTTGGAAAACCATTCTTAAGGCGGCATTTTTCACTCGGATCCAAGTGGAGCCGATCCCTGTCGGAGAATGATTCTGCGAGGAAGAAGGGTTTCTGGGCACGGCATCGTAAAGATTGA